From Microbacterium sp. YJN-G, a single genomic window includes:
- a CDS encoding MFS transporter, with the protein MRTTDETRPAGFGALLWLSLATFSMGIDGYVLAGLLPQIAEDLAVSDAVAGQLVAVFPLTAAIAGPVLSALTGRWERKLIIAISLGVFVAGNLLIAIAPDYATAMAGRVVSAIGGALLSAVVSAYVLAKTAPERRGRALSFVLGGFLAATALGVPVGLVIGQQDWRLPLFLVTGVGAVALIGILINVPRLHLPALSLRATLSPLARPAVIGAILVATGIMCASYLCFTYAAYIFEPRIGKELIVAAMFGYGVVSLGGNILSGRVTDRIDPKKVIALIIGILIVVALLGTVGLLLPGIAGAVAAFAWFFGCAFFNGGSGVALQSRLGDLEPESISLVLALNGSGMQLGSALGGMLGGALLASGLTADDLVPSSAVVLAATMVLHLFVSRAKPRVALAA; encoded by the coding sequence GTGCGCACCACCGATGAGACGCGTCCCGCAGGGTTCGGGGCGCTGCTGTGGCTGTCGCTGGCGACCTTCTCGATGGGCATCGACGGGTACGTACTGGCGGGCCTGCTGCCGCAGATCGCCGAAGACCTTGCCGTGTCCGACGCCGTGGCCGGCCAGCTCGTCGCGGTGTTCCCGCTGACGGCTGCGATCGCCGGCCCGGTGCTCAGCGCGCTGACCGGACGGTGGGAGCGCAAGCTCATCATCGCGATCTCGCTGGGTGTGTTCGTCGCAGGCAACCTGCTGATCGCGATCGCGCCCGATTACGCGACCGCGATGGCGGGCCGCGTCGTCTCGGCCATCGGCGGAGCGCTGCTCAGCGCCGTGGTCAGCGCCTACGTGCTCGCCAAGACCGCGCCCGAGCGCCGCGGTCGCGCGCTGTCGTTCGTGCTCGGAGGCTTCCTCGCGGCGACCGCCCTCGGCGTGCCGGTGGGGCTCGTGATCGGCCAGCAGGACTGGCGCCTGCCCCTGTTCCTGGTCACCGGCGTCGGCGCGGTCGCGCTCATCGGCATCCTGATCAACGTCCCCCGGCTGCACCTGCCGGCCCTGTCCCTGCGAGCGACGCTCAGCCCGCTGGCGCGGCCGGCGGTGATCGGGGCGATCCTCGTCGCCACCGGCATCATGTGCGCGAGCTACCTGTGCTTCACCTATGCGGCGTACATCTTCGAGCCGCGCATCGGCAAAGAGCTGATCGTCGCGGCGATGTTCGGCTACGGCGTGGTCAGCCTCGGCGGCAACATCCTCTCGGGCCGGGTCACCGACCGGATCGACCCGAAGAAGGTCATCGCGCTGATCATCGGCATCCTCATCGTCGTCGCCCTGCTGGGCACCGTCGGCCTGCTGCTGCCCGGCATCGCCGGAGCGGTCGCCGCCTTCGCCTGGTTCTTCGGCTGCGCGTTCTTCAACGGCGGGTCGGGTGTGGCGCTGCAGTCGCGCCTGGGGGATCTCGAGCCCGAATCGATCTCGCTCGTGCTCGCGCTGAACGGCAGCGGGATGCAGCTCGGCTCGGCGCTGGGCGGGATGCTCGGCGGCGCGCTGCTGGCATCCGGTCTCACCGCCGACGATCTCGTGCCCTCGTCGGCCGTCGTGCTCGCCGCGACCATGGTGCTGCACCTGTTCGTCTCGCGGGCGAAGCCCCGCGTCGCCCTCGCCGCCTGA
- a CDS encoding LacI family DNA-binding transcriptional regulator, with the protein MVSIDEVAKLAGVSTATVSRALSGRGHVSPASRERVRVAAESLGYVVSSRASSLASGRTQNVGVIVPFLDRWFFSTVLSGVTSALMRAGYDVTLYNITADAAVRREVFATFLRRQRVDAVIAVSIELDEDETSRLLALDLPVIAIGGPNPRLHTLTVDDTAVARLATEHLLSLGHRDIAHIGANPEFDLDFHIPTQRRLGFEEALADAGIRLKPEFLEPADFTVDGGYRAAKQLLGRPGPRPTAIFAASDEMAIGAILAARDLGFAVPEDLSIVGIDGHELGEFFQLTTVDQAPLAQGERAAAALLAQLDGVTDAPAGGDLPYELIVRGTTARR; encoded by the coding sequence ATGGTGAGCATCGACGAGGTCGCCAAGCTCGCCGGCGTGTCGACGGCGACCGTGTCGCGCGCGCTCAGCGGACGCGGGCACGTGTCGCCGGCATCCCGGGAGCGCGTGCGGGTCGCCGCCGAGTCGCTCGGCTACGTCGTGTCGTCACGGGCGTCGAGCCTGGCATCCGGGCGCACGCAGAACGTCGGCGTGATCGTGCCGTTCCTCGACCGCTGGTTCTTCAGCACCGTGCTCTCGGGGGTGACGAGCGCGCTCATGCGCGCCGGCTACGACGTCACGCTGTACAACATCACCGCCGACGCCGCGGTGCGTCGCGAGGTGTTCGCCACGTTCCTGCGGCGTCAGCGGGTGGATGCCGTGATCGCGGTGTCGATCGAACTCGACGAGGATGAGACCTCCCGGCTGCTCGCCCTCGACCTGCCTGTCATCGCGATCGGCGGGCCGAACCCGCGCCTGCACACGCTGACCGTCGACGACACGGCGGTGGCGCGGCTTGCCACCGAGCACCTGCTGAGCCTGGGCCACCGCGACATCGCGCACATCGGCGCGAACCCCGAGTTCGACCTCGACTTCCACATCCCCACCCAGCGCCGGCTCGGTTTCGAAGAGGCGCTGGCGGATGCCGGGATCCGGCTGAAGCCGGAGTTCCTGGAGCCGGCGGACTTCACCGTTGACGGCGGCTACCGGGCGGCCAAGCAGCTGCTGGGCCGGCCGGGGCCCCGCCCGACGGCGATCTTCGCGGCCTCGGATGAGATGGCGATCGGCGCGATCCTCGCCGCCCGCGACCTCGGGTTCGCGGTGCCCGAGGACCTGTCGATCGTCGGCATTGACGGTCACGAGCTGGGCGAGTTCTTCCAGCTGACCACCGTCGACCAGGCGCCGCTCGCGCAGGGCGAGCGTGCGGCCGCCGCGCTGCTCGCGCAGCTCGACGGTGTGACGGATGCTCCGGCCGGCGGCGACCTGCCCTACGAGCTCATCGTCCGCGGCACGACCGCCCGGCGGTAG
- a CDS encoding glycoside hydrolase family 13 protein codes for MAQLEQIASPGSEWWRTAVIYQIYPRSFADASGDGLGDLPGITSRLDDLKKLGVDAIWLSPFMTSPQKDAGYDVADYRDVDPIFGTLADFDRMLEEAHARGIRVIVDLVPNHSSDQHVWFQEALKAAPGSPERARYVFRDGRGENGELPPNNWESVFGGGMWERVIEADGKPGQWYLHIFDVTQPDFDWTNEEVKEEFRSILRFWLDRGVDGFRVDVAHGMVKEAGLPDYAPVADADSMGGGEENVPYWGQDEVHDIYRDWHEVLAEYDGDRALCGEAWLPTLAKTALWVRPDEMHQTFNFPYLMTPWDAEQLRAVIRESLEEFGKVGAPSTWVLSNHDVIRHASRLALTADSPQGDGIGPKSPGKPDPEIGLSRARAATTLMLSLPGSAYIYQGEELGLPEAMEIADEFRQDPTWFRTNGERYGRDGCRVPLPWSADAPAFGFNETGASWLPQPAEWAQFARDVEDGDAESTLNLYRRLISERRERVLGTGSLVWEDAGADAVAFRRGDLHVVANLGTEPIELGEGVTFVVQSEPFTGTALPQNTAAWFTRA; via the coding sequence ATGGCACAGCTCGAGCAGATCGCTTCCCCCGGCTCCGAATGGTGGCGCACGGCCGTCATCTACCAGATCTACCCCCGCTCCTTCGCGGATGCATCGGGCGACGGCCTGGGCGACCTGCCTGGCATCACGAGCCGGCTGGATGACCTGAAGAAGCTCGGCGTCGACGCGATCTGGCTGAGCCCGTTCATGACCAGCCCGCAGAAGGACGCCGGCTACGACGTCGCCGACTACCGCGACGTCGACCCGATCTTCGGCACCCTCGCCGACTTCGACCGGATGCTCGAAGAGGCACACGCTCGCGGCATCCGCGTGATCGTCGACCTCGTGCCGAACCACTCCTCCGACCAGCACGTCTGGTTCCAGGAGGCGCTGAAGGCCGCACCCGGCAGCCCCGAGCGCGCCCGGTACGTGTTCCGCGACGGTCGCGGCGAGAACGGCGAGCTGCCCCCGAACAACTGGGAGAGCGTGTTCGGCGGCGGCATGTGGGAGCGCGTGATCGAGGCCGACGGCAAGCCCGGCCAGTGGTACCTGCACATCTTCGACGTCACCCAGCCCGACTTCGACTGGACCAATGAAGAGGTCAAGGAGGAGTTCCGCAGCATCCTGCGCTTCTGGCTCGACCGCGGCGTCGACGGCTTCCGCGTCGATGTGGCGCACGGCATGGTCAAGGAGGCGGGCCTGCCCGACTACGCACCGGTCGCCGACGCCGACTCCATGGGAGGCGGCGAGGAGAACGTGCCGTACTGGGGTCAGGACGAGGTGCACGACATCTACCGCGACTGGCACGAGGTGCTCGCCGAGTACGACGGCGACCGCGCGCTGTGCGGTGAGGCGTGGCTGCCGACCCTCGCGAAGACGGCGCTGTGGGTGCGTCCCGACGAGATGCACCAGACCTTCAACTTCCCGTACCTGATGACGCCGTGGGATGCCGAGCAGTTGCGCGCCGTCATCCGCGAGTCGCTCGAGGAGTTCGGCAAGGTCGGCGCCCCGAGCACCTGGGTGCTCTCCAACCACGACGTGATCCGGCACGCCTCGCGGCTCGCGCTCACGGCCGACAGCCCGCAGGGCGACGGCATCGGTCCGAAGTCGCCCGGCAAGCCCGACCCCGAGATCGGTCTGTCGCGCGCCCGCGCCGCCACGACGCTCATGCTGTCGCTGCCCGGCTCGGCGTACATCTATCAGGGCGAGGAGCTGGGGCTTCCCGAGGCGATGGAGATCGCCGACGAGTTCCGCCAGGACCCGACCTGGTTCCGCACGAATGGTGAGCGGTACGGCCGCGACGGATGCCGTGTGCCGCTGCCCTGGTCGGCCGACGCCCCCGCGTTCGGCTTCAACGAGACCGGTGCGTCGTGGCTGCCGCAGCCTGCGGAGTGGGCGCAGTTCGCCCGCGACGTCGAGGACGGCGACGCCGAGTCGACCCTGAACCTGTACCGCCGCCTGATCTCCGAGCGCCGTGAGCGCGTGCTCGGCACCGGATCGCTGGTGTGGGAGGATGCAGGAGCGGATGCCGTGGCGTTCCGCCGCGGTGACCTGCACGTGGTCGCGAACCTGGGCACCGAGCCGATCGAACTCGGTGAGGGCGTGACCTTCGTCGTGCAGAGCGAGCCGTTCACCGGCACCGCCCTGCCGCAGAACACCGCGGCCTGGTTCACCCGCGCCTGA
- a CDS encoding 2-hydroxyacid dehydrogenase, translated as MSLLVTVPTDRLAANIGAVPDEVDLRVWDMKSPAPAQHIDIVVPPYMGSTGSLGALEELSVGLVQSQSIGYDGVAELLPAGMPFANAASVHEASTAELALALMLAAQRRLPRFVLAQERGEWSPVFADSLADRRVLLVGFGGVGKAIAQRLAPFEVEITAVARSARTEQVEGVGEVAVHAIDELPALLPEAEIVVLSLPGGAETHHLFSTDLIGRMAQNALLVNVGRGPLIDTDALLPALREGRIRAALDVFEQEPLPQQHPLWSAPNLLVSPHGGGASTAMNPRMARLVRTQIERMLAGEPPLNVVIPG; from the coding sequence GTGAGCCTTCTCGTCACTGTTCCGACCGACCGTCTCGCCGCGAACATCGGCGCCGTCCCCGACGAGGTCGACCTGCGGGTCTGGGACATGAAGTCCCCCGCGCCGGCGCAGCACATCGACATCGTCGTGCCCCCGTACATGGGCAGCACGGGCTCGCTCGGCGCGCTCGAGGAACTCAGCGTCGGCCTCGTGCAGAGCCAGTCGATCGGCTACGACGGGGTGGCCGAGCTGCTGCCGGCCGGGATGCCGTTCGCCAACGCCGCGAGCGTGCACGAGGCCTCGACCGCCGAGCTCGCCCTGGCACTGATGCTCGCCGCGCAGCGCCGGCTGCCCCGGTTCGTGCTCGCGCAGGAGCGCGGCGAGTGGTCCCCCGTCTTCGCGGACAGCCTGGCCGATCGCCGCGTGCTGCTGGTGGGCTTCGGCGGAGTCGGCAAGGCCATCGCCCAGCGCCTCGCACCGTTCGAGGTCGAGATCACCGCCGTCGCGCGCAGCGCCCGCACCGAGCAGGTCGAGGGCGTCGGCGAGGTGGCGGTGCATGCCATCGACGAGCTGCCCGCACTGCTGCCCGAGGCCGAGATCGTCGTGCTCAGCCTGCCCGGCGGCGCCGAGACGCACCACCTGTTCAGCACCGACCTCATCGGCCGGATGGCGCAGAACGCGCTGCTCGTGAATGTCGGCCGCGGGCCGCTCATCGACACCGACGCACTGCTGCCCGCTCTGCGCGAGGGCCGCATCCGCGCCGCGCTCGACGTCTTCGAGCAGGAGCCGCTGCCGCAGCAGCATCCGCTCTGGTCCGCCCCCAACCTGCTCGTCAGCCCGCACGGCGGAGGGGCGTCGACCGCGATGAATCCGCGCATGGCGCGGCTCGTGCGCACCCAGATCGAGCGGATGCTGGCCGGCGAGCCGCCGCTGAACGTCGTCATCCCGGGCTGA
- a CDS encoding ABC transporter substrate-binding protein translates to MSRSSTRKYLAAFAVGGLALGLAACSGGGGGGGGVDADGKATVVWSTWGTPEELTRFEEFNEDFMDRHPDITVKLQPVASYGEYHSKLLAQLTSNTAPDVFYVGDDMIGQFVDSNRLMPLSDLMASDASKTKHDDFFPGLFGAAEKDGEVYAAPNDSNPDVLWYDKEALKAAGVTEDPATLAENGEWTTDKYLEMNAALADAGLTGSMFWNYWATHWSWLSSQGLDAPYDDGGAFVAHEDADTVASVQQFGDLFQDGTFVVADTLPEGAGADSLFVTHKAGFFVQGRYTIGTLNSAGVQDSYDIVRWPTPDGEAAPTGVATSFLAINGKTEVKDAAFTFWTEFLSAEGQIFRLQGEGNAVPSIKGADEVVLEGGYPAHAQTFLDMRDIGFEDYPAEARVPGLPVAISEEFQKLYEGKADAQQTLDAIAGLVEERSK, encoded by the coding sequence ATGTCCCGCTCCAGCACTCGGAAGTATCTCGCCGCCTTCGCGGTCGGTGGACTCGCGCTCGGACTCGCCGCGTGCAGCGGCGGCGGCGGAGGCGGCGGCGGCGTCGATGCCGACGGCAAGGCCACCGTCGTCTGGTCGACGTGGGGAACGCCCGAAGAGCTCACCCGGTTCGAGGAGTTCAACGAGGACTTCATGGACCGCCACCCCGACATCACCGTCAAGCTGCAGCCGGTCGCCTCGTACGGCGAGTACCACTCCAAGCTGCTCGCCCAGCTGACCAGCAACACCGCCCCCGACGTCTTCTACGTCGGCGACGACATGATCGGCCAGTTCGTCGACTCCAACCGGCTCATGCCGCTGAGCGACCTGATGGCCTCGGACGCCAGCAAGACCAAGCACGACGACTTCTTCCCGGGCCTGTTCGGCGCCGCCGAGAAGGACGGCGAGGTGTACGCCGCCCCGAACGACTCCAACCCCGACGTGCTCTGGTACGACAAAGAGGCTCTGAAGGCCGCCGGTGTCACCGAGGACCCGGCGACGCTGGCCGAGAACGGCGAGTGGACCACCGACAAGTACCTCGAGATGAACGCGGCCCTGGCCGACGCCGGGCTCACCGGCTCGATGTTCTGGAACTACTGGGCCACGCACTGGAGCTGGCTGTCGTCGCAGGGCCTGGACGCCCCGTACGACGACGGTGGCGCCTTCGTCGCCCACGAGGATGCCGACACCGTCGCCTCGGTTCAGCAGTTCGGCGACCTCTTCCAGGACGGCACGTTCGTCGTCGCCGACACCCTCCCCGAGGGCGCCGGCGCCGACAGTCTGTTCGTGACCCACAAGGCCGGCTTCTTCGTGCAGGGCCGCTACACGATCGGCACGCTGAACTCAGCCGGCGTGCAGGACTCGTACGACATCGTGCGCTGGCCCACCCCCGACGGCGAGGCAGCACCGACCGGCGTCGCCACGTCGTTCCTCGCGATCAACGGCAAGACCGAGGTGAAGGATGCCGCCTTCACCTTCTGGACGGAGTTCCTCTCGGCCGAGGGTCAGATCTTCCGCCTGCAGGGCGAGGGCAACGCCGTGCCGTCGATCAAGGGCGCCGACGAGGTCGTGCTCGAGGGCGGCTACCCGGCGCACGCACAGACCTTCCTCGACATGCGCGACATCGGCTTCGAGGACTACCCCGCCGAGGCCCGCGTGCCCGGCCTGCCCGTCGCGATCAGCGAGGAGTTCCAGAAGCTCTACGAGGGCAAGGCCGACGCGCAGCAGACGCTCGACGCCATCGCCGGACTCGTCGAGGAACGGTCGAAGTAA
- a CDS encoding carbohydrate ABC transporter permease, protein MTQQIGTERMPQVTPAASAPRLRRESAWRRRDRLWGYVFVGPQLLGMALFVVLPFTASLVLAFADWDGLGELTWVGADNFVDQLQDPLLLRSILNTLAIAVVTVPIGLGLAVVIAVALERLKTRALYLVLFFSPVVTATVAIAMIWQQMFRVDGVLSTTISTVFGIEPPNWLQDPRLALLAVCIVTIWSSLGLNVVIFLAGLQNISPSVIEAARIDGAGAVRLLLSIRLPLLSPIVFFSSVIAFISSLQTFDIVYVLVSGGGPDNATRTIVYHIYDLGFGRFEFGPSSAASIILLVLTLVITGIQFAAQKKFVHYEDDPA, encoded by the coding sequence GTGACGCAGCAGATCGGCACGGAGCGGATGCCGCAGGTGACCCCTGCGGCATCCGCCCCGCGCCTGCGCAGGGAGTCCGCCTGGCGGCGGCGCGACCGGCTCTGGGGCTACGTGTTCGTCGGCCCGCAGCTGCTGGGCATGGCGCTGTTCGTGGTGCTCCCGTTCACCGCGAGCCTGGTGCTCGCCTTCGCCGACTGGGACGGGCTCGGTGAGCTGACCTGGGTCGGCGCCGACAACTTCGTCGACCAGCTGCAGGACCCGCTGCTGCTGCGCTCGATCCTGAACACCCTGGCGATCGCCGTGGTCACCGTGCCGATCGGCCTGGGACTGGCGGTCGTGATCGCCGTCGCGCTCGAGCGTCTGAAGACCCGGGCGCTCTACCTCGTGCTGTTCTTCTCACCCGTCGTCACCGCCACCGTCGCCATCGCGATGATCTGGCAGCAGATGTTCCGCGTCGACGGCGTGCTCTCGACCACCATCTCGACCGTGTTCGGCATCGAGCCGCCGAACTGGCTGCAGGACCCGCGACTGGCCCTGCTGGCCGTCTGCATCGTCACGATCTGGTCGTCGCTGGGCCTGAACGTGGTGATCTTCCTCGCCGGACTGCAGAACATCTCGCCGTCCGTGATCGAGGCGGCCCGCATCGACGGCGCAGGCGCGGTGCGCCTGCTGCTCAGCATCCGCCTTCCCCTGCTCTCGCCGATCGTGTTCTTCTCGTCGGTCATCGCGTTCATCTCGTCGCTGCAGACCTTCGACATCGTCTACGTGCTGGTCTCGGGCGGTGGGCCCGACAACGCGACCCGCACGATCGTCTATCACATCTACGATCTGGGCTTCGGGCGCTTCGAGTTCGGCCCGTCGAGCGCGGCGAGCATCATCCTGCTCGTGCTCACGCTCGTCATCACCGGCATCCAGTTCGCCGCGCAGAAGAAGTTCGTGCACTACGAGGACGACCCCGCATGA
- a CDS encoding carbohydrate ABC transporter permease encodes MSEITTPRLTDGTALPPTDSTIAIVAPGTRRQRPGRHAAGRRRTGAVLLHITLVVAGIAMVFPFVWMLLTSLKTLPQLLQRPLEFLPNPWSVQNYADAWNAVPFGQAYLNSAYITALVVAGTLLTASMAGYAFARIRFRGSKVLFIVFLATQMIPAQVTLIPFYLLMSNLGWVDSHLALIVPGMIANPFAVFLMRQFVLSLPKELEEAALVDGAGRLRIFFSIVLPNLRPGLAALAIITSLSVWNAFLFPLILLNTPDLFTVPLLLTSFQGQHGSINYGLVMAASAIATLPMLIVFVIGQRKILNSMAASGLGGR; translated from the coding sequence ATGAGCGAGATCACCACGCCCCGCCTCACCGACGGCACGGCACTGCCTCCCACGGACTCGACCATCGCCATCGTCGCACCGGGCACCAGGCGCCAGCGCCCCGGCCGGCACGCCGCCGGACGCCGGCGCACCGGCGCCGTGCTGCTGCACATCACGCTCGTCGTCGCCGGCATCGCGATGGTGTTCCCGTTCGTGTGGATGCTGCTGACGTCGCTGAAGACGCTGCCGCAGCTGCTGCAGCGTCCGCTGGAGTTCCTGCCGAATCCGTGGAGCGTGCAGAACTACGCCGACGCGTGGAATGCCGTGCCGTTCGGGCAGGCGTACCTGAACAGTGCGTACATCACGGCGCTGGTGGTCGCGGGCACCCTGCTGACGGCATCGATGGCCGGGTACGCGTTCGCGCGCATCCGGTTCCGCGGCAGCAAGGTGCTCTTCATCGTCTTCCTCGCGACGCAGATGATCCCGGCGCAGGTGACGCTGATCCCGTTCTACCTGCTGATGTCCAACCTCGGCTGGGTGGACTCGCACCTGGCGCTGATCGTGCCGGGCATGATCGCGAACCCGTTCGCCGTGTTCCTGATGCGGCAGTTCGTGCTGTCGCTGCCGAAGGAGCTCGAAGAGGCTGCGCTCGTCGACGGCGCCGGCCGCCTGCGGATCTTCTTCAGCATCGTGCTGCCGAACCTGCGCCCCGGCCTCGCGGCGCTCGCCATCATCACCTCGCTCAGCGTGTGGAACGCGTTCCTCTTCCCGCTGATCCTGCTGAACACGCCCGACCTGTTCACCGTGCCGCTGCTGCTCACCTCGTTCCAGGGCCAGCACGGCTCGATCAACTACGGGCTGGTCATGGCGGCATCCGCGATCGCCACCCTGCCGATGCTCATCGTGTTCGTGATCGGACAGCGGAAGATCCTCAACAGCATGGCCGCCTCGGGACTCGGTGGCCGCTGA
- a CDS encoding amylo-alpha-1,6-glucosidase: protein MTDAAGLAALAAGHLDLITAPFTLPRSRILVFRSEDGDGVRVHTSEYEKPLDECRLLDGVTVTDAAGQVLPVSDVLPWRIAFGSSPAWVAGPSTSSGTQTGPPTLTFDGPAALSIAGPEGTRVELRHPDGRIETLPLTPAGIRLRLGAGRTAVTEDGDHAAALAACEAQWLEWFAKCPRVRTDLQPMTAFCWWVLGANIVELPSLGDARAVVPSKIGYVGLWQWDAYFIAVGLRHGDPELAREQLDIAFRFAGADGQLPDVVHEQGILASSDDLPESDRATLRRAGSQIADPSQPVPLTKPPLAAWALRRVLEVEDAPDWARWQLDRVIRSQDWWFAASDLDGDGMPEYGHPYSSGLDDSPVFDGPIPTAAPDLGSYLVCQDREIAGLLARYEPDADATRFVTRAQRTQELLLRMWDATSSRFIAFGAGEQIRSDTVLGLLPLRTGTLPDDVRDALRTALDDPERYALAWGLPTVAASDPDFSPERMWRGPIWINTSALVAEGLEASGFADRARELREQTVRLVVHGGGPHEYYNPHTGLKAGRATTAFGWSAALFIDLAVRLTEPDPHS, encoded by the coding sequence ATGACGGATGCCGCCGGCCTCGCCGCGCTCGCCGCAGGCCACCTCGACCTGATCACCGCGCCGTTCACCCTGCCCAGGTCGCGGATCCTCGTGTTCCGCTCGGAGGACGGCGACGGGGTGCGCGTGCACACCTCCGAGTACGAGAAGCCGCTCGACGAATGCCGCCTGCTCGACGGCGTGACGGTGACGGATGCCGCGGGGCAGGTGCTGCCGGTGTCGGACGTGCTTCCGTGGCGCATCGCCTTCGGCTCGTCGCCCGCCTGGGTTGCCGGCCCTTCGACAAGCTCAGGGACCCAAACGGGACCGCCCACTCTCACGTTCGACGGACCCGCCGCCCTCTCGATCGCGGGCCCGGAGGGCACGCGGGTCGAGCTGCGGCATCCCGACGGTCGGATCGAGACTCTTCCGCTCACCCCCGCCGGCATCCGCTTGCGCCTCGGCGCCGGCCGCACCGCCGTCACCGAGGACGGCGACCACGCCGCCGCCCTCGCCGCGTGCGAGGCGCAGTGGCTGGAGTGGTTCGCGAAGTGCCCGCGCGTGCGCACCGACCTGCAGCCGATGACCGCGTTCTGCTGGTGGGTGCTCGGCGCCAACATCGTCGAGCTGCCCTCCCTGGGTGACGCCAGGGCCGTCGTCCCCTCGAAGATCGGCTACGTGGGCCTGTGGCAGTGGGACGCGTACTTCATCGCCGTGGGCCTGCGCCACGGTGACCCCGAGCTCGCCCGCGAGCAGCTCGACATCGCCTTCCGGTTCGCCGGCGCCGACGGGCAGCTGCCCGACGTCGTGCACGAGCAGGGCATCCTCGCCTCCAGCGACGACCTGCCCGAGAGCGACCGCGCGACGCTCCGTCGCGCCGGATCGCAGATCGCCGACCCGTCGCAGCCGGTGCCGCTCACCAAGCCGCCGCTGGCCGCGTGGGCGCTGCGCCGGGTTCTCGAGGTCGAGGATGCGCCCGACTGGGCGCGCTGGCAGCTCGACCGGGTGATCCGGTCGCAGGACTGGTGGTTCGCGGCATCCGATCTCGACGGCGACGGGATGCCGGAGTACGGCCACCCCTACTCGTCCGGACTCGACGACAGCCCCGTCTTCGACGGCCCTATCCCGACCGCCGCCCCCGACCTCGGGTCGTACCTGGTGTGCCAGGACCGCGAGATCGCGGGGCTGCTGGCCCGGTACGAACCGGATGCCGACGCCACGCGCTTCGTCACGCGCGCCCAGCGCACGCAGGAGCTGCTGCTGCGGATGTGGGATGCCACGTCATCCCGCTTCATCGCCTTCGGCGCGGGCGAGCAGATCCGCTCCGACACGGTGCTGGGGCTGCTGCCGCTGCGCACCGGCACGCTGCCGGACGACGTCCGCGACGCGCTGCGCACCGCGCTCGACGACCCGGAGCGCTACGCCCTGGCGTGGGGGCTGCCCACGGTGGCGGCATCCGACCCCGATTTCTCACCCGAGCGCATGTGGCGCGGGCCGATCTGGATCAACACCAGCGCTCTCGTCGCCGAAGGCCTCGAGGCCTCCGGCTTCGCCGACCGCGCGCGCGAGCTGCGCGAGCAGACCGTGCGCCTGGTGGTACACGGCGGCGGGCCGCACGAGTACTACAACCCGCACACCGGCCTGAAGGCCGGCCGCGCGACCACCGCCTTCGGCTGGTCGGCCGCCTTGTTCATCGACCTGGCCGTCCGGCTGACCGAGCCCGACCCGCACTCCTGA